Proteins encoded by one window of Marixanthomonas sp. SCSIO 43207:
- the mutL gene encoding DNA mismatch repair endonuclease MutL — MTDIIQLLPDHVANQIAAGEVVQRPASVVKELLENAIDAQSTSIKLVVKDAGKTLIQVIDDGIGMSTTDARLCFERHATSKIKSADDLFNLHTKGFRGEALASIAAIAHVDMKTKTVDAEIGTKITIEGSEVTEQEPAVVAKGTTISVKNLFYNIPARRNFLKSNTVETRHIIDEFHRVALAHPQIEFSMIHNGSDVFKLPISNNRQRIVNIFGSKMNEKLVPVSEETEILKVEGFVIKPEFAKKSRGEQFFFVNNRFIKSAYLHHAVNAAFEGLLKEGAHPGYFLFLDVDTKSIDINIHPTKTEIKFDDEHAIYAMLRATIKHSLGQFSIAPVLDFNKDTGFDTPYEYSKKQPTAPTIEVDKSFNPFQDEPKQKNITFPFKREEKKSTASWQSLYTGLESESTIVDQTESIEFESEEVTGTLFENDQEENLRVTFQLQNKYIISPIKSGMLVIHQNLAHQRILYEELLKNITVQEAVSQQLLFPLQLSFSNPDVVLIEDLKEQLEHTGFVFSQIKDGTVEISGIPVSISESQVETVLSQLVTDIKEEVPDAGFSQNDLLAKSMAKSMAVKTGTALKQETQLHLVHQLFACKEPSVSPGNRPVLITLDANDFDKKFM, encoded by the coding sequence ATGACCGACATCATTCAACTTTTACCAGATCACGTAGCCAATCAAATAGCAGCGGGAGAGGTGGTGCAACGCCCTGCTTCTGTGGTAAAAGAGTTGTTGGAAAATGCAATTGATGCACAATCAACTTCTATAAAATTAGTTGTAAAAGACGCTGGTAAAACACTTATTCAAGTAATTGATGACGGTATTGGAATGAGCACCACAGATGCGCGCCTTTGTTTTGAAAGGCATGCAACTTCCAAAATTAAATCTGCTGATGATCTTTTTAATTTACACACCAAAGGTTTTCGTGGCGAAGCATTAGCTTCTATTGCTGCCATTGCTCACGTTGATATGAAAACCAAAACAGTAGATGCTGAAATAGGTACAAAAATTACTATTGAAGGCAGCGAAGTTACAGAACAAGAGCCGGCGGTAGTTGCAAAAGGAACCACAATTTCAGTAAAAAATCTTTTTTATAATATACCGGCAAGACGCAATTTTCTAAAAAGTAATACTGTAGAAACTCGTCATATTATTGATGAATTTCATCGCGTAGCCTTAGCACATCCACAGATAGAATTTTCAATGATTCACAACGGGAGTGATGTTTTTAAGCTTCCTATATCAAATAATAGGCAACGAATTGTAAATATCTTTGGAAGCAAAATGAATGAAAAACTCGTTCCTGTTTCTGAAGAAACTGAAATACTAAAAGTTGAAGGCTTTGTTATAAAACCAGAATTTGCCAAAAAGAGCAGAGGAGAACAGTTTTTCTTTGTCAATAATCGATTTATCAAAAGTGCTTACTTGCACCACGCTGTTAATGCAGCTTTTGAAGGGTTATTGAAAGAAGGCGCTCACCCAGGTTATTTTCTGTTTTTAGATGTTGATACAAAAAGTATTGATATTAACATTCACCCTACCAAAACCGAAATAAAATTTGATGATGAACATGCTATTTATGCTATGTTACGTGCTACCATTAAGCATAGTTTAGGTCAGTTTAGCATTGCACCGGTTTTAGATTTTAATAAAGATACGGGTTTTGATACTCCGTATGAATACAGCAAAAAGCAACCTACTGCTCCAACAATTGAAGTGGATAAAAGTTTCAATCCGTTTCAAGATGAGCCAAAACAGAAAAATATCACCTTTCCTTTTAAACGAGAGGAAAAAAAGTCAACAGCTTCTTGGCAATCTTTATATACAGGCCTCGAGTCTGAATCTACAATCGTTGATCAAACAGAAAGTATTGAATTTGAAAGTGAAGAAGTAACAGGAACTCTTTTTGAGAATGATCAAGAAGAAAATTTACGCGTAACATTTCAACTTCAGAATAAATATATCATCAGTCCAATTAAAAGTGGAATGCTAGTAATTCATCAAAACCTAGCACACCAGCGTATCTTGTATGAAGAATTATTAAAAAACATTACCGTTCAAGAAGCAGTAAGCCAACAGTTATTGTTTCCGTTGCAGCTATCGTTTTCAAATCCGGATGTTGTATTGATTGAAGATTTGAAAGAACAACTAGAACATACCGGTTTTGTTTTTTCTCAAATAAAGGACGGTACAGTAGAGATTAGTGGAATTCCGGTTTCTATTTCAGAAAGTCAAGTAGAAACAGTTTTATCACAACTGGTCACCGATATTAAAGAAGAAGTGCCGGATGCCGGCTTTAGCCAAAACGATTTGTTGGCAAAGAGTATGGCAAAGAGTATGGCTGTAAAAACAGGGACAGCTTTAAAGCAAGAAACACAATTGCATCTAGTACATCAACTTTTTGCTTGTAAAGAACCAAGTGTTTCACCCGGAAATAGACCGGTTTTGATTACACTAGATGCTAATGACTTTGATAAAAAATTTATGTAA
- a CDS encoding riboflavin synthase subunit beta produces MGILKSRSNKKFDYSPRYYKNDGEGSPYSIKHKFDEHRTTIGGNSGLKSKFKTAWEELRQSKDRRANRTIILIAAILILIFLYIIDFDLSIFYQS; encoded by the coding sequence ATGGGAATTTTAAAATCACGAAGCAACAAGAAATTTGATTACAGTCCGCGTTATTACAAGAACGACGGAGAAGGAAGTCCATACAGTATTAAACATAAATTTGATGAACATAGAACTACCATTGGCGGTAATTCGGGATTAAAGTCAAAATTTAAAACTGCTTGGGAAGAACTTCGACAATCAAAAGACCGTCGTGCAAACCGAACAATCATTCTTATTGCCGCTATTTTAATCCTTATTTTCCTTTATATCATCGATTTTGATTTGTCAATATTCTATCAAAGCTAA
- the ribH gene encoding 6,7-dimethyl-8-ribityllumazine synthase yields MATENKNLSNYDKATIPNAKDFRFGIVVSEWNDDITEGLFQGAFDAIIDCGGIKENIVRWNVPGSFELIYGCKKMQQSYDMLDAVIAIGSVIQGETKHFDFVCDGVTQGIKDLNIQSDIPVIFCVLTDNTKQQSLDRSGGKHGNKGTEAAIAAIKMAQLRKDAHF; encoded by the coding sequence ATGGCAACAGAAAATAAAAATTTATCAAATTACGATAAAGCAACAATCCCAAACGCGAAAGACTTTCGGTTTGGGATTGTTGTTTCAGAATGGAACGATGATATAACCGAAGGGCTTTTTCAAGGAGCTTTTGATGCAATTATTGATTGCGGCGGAATTAAAGAAAACATCGTTAGATGGAATGTTCCCGGAAGTTTTGAGCTAATATACGGCTGCAAAAAAATGCAACAAAGCTATGATATGCTTGATGCAGTCATCGCAATTGGGAGTGTAATTCAAGGAGAGACCAAACATTTTGATTTTGTTTGTGATGGTGTTACTCAAGGCATTAAAGATTTGAATATTCAAAGTGATATACCTGTTATTTTTTGTGTTTTAACAGACAATACCAAGCAACAATCTCTAGACAGAAGCGGCGGTAAACACGGTAATAAAGGTACAGAAGCAGCCATTGCAGCTATTAAAATGGCACAACTTCGGAAGGACGCTCATTTTTAA
- a CDS encoding tetratricopeptide repeat protein produces the protein MATYKKRGYKPKNKAEKQEAIEEQSTTAEVFSSLDQGASRTEAWVEKNQNYILGIVGAIAICVLGYLAYQQFIQKPKEIEAMNEMYQAQSYYEMALAAETKDSLYNLALNGGEGKYGFIDIIDNYGSTDAGNLANYYAGMAFLNTQKYQEAIDHLDAFKSDDAMLAPIAKGSIGDAFVQLEQNDEALKYYEEAATMRDNEFTTPRFLLKAGITALELGKRDVALKHFEKITAEYPNAQEAKKADLYVGQAEAMQ, from the coding sequence ATGGCAACGTACAAAAAACGTGGATATAAACCTAAGAACAAGGCTGAAAAGCAAGAAGCAATTGAAGAACAAAGCACAACGGCAGAAGTATTTAGCTCGTTAGACCAAGGTGCATCAAGAACTGAAGCTTGGGTAGAAAAAAATCAAAACTACATTTTAGGTATTGTAGGAGCAATCGCAATTTGTGTATTGGGTTACCTTGCGTATCAACAATTTATTCAAAAGCCTAAAGAGATTGAAGCTATGAATGAAATGTATCAAGCACAATCTTATTATGAAATGGCTCTTGCTGCTGAAACTAAAGATTCACTTTACAATTTAGCGCTTAACGGTGGTGAAGGAAAGTACGGTTTTATTGATATTATTGATAACTACGGAAGTACAGATGCCGGAAACCTTGCAAACTATTATGCAGGTATGGCATTCTTAAACACACAAAAATATCAAGAAGCTATTGATCATCTTGATGCTTTTAAAAGTGATGATGCAATGTTAGCTCCAATTGCAAAAGGATCTATTGGTGATGCCTTTGTACAGTTAGAACAAAATGATGAAGCCTTAAAATATTATGAAGAAGCGGCTACAATGCGAGATAATGAATTTACCACGCCACGTTTTTTACTAAAAGCCGGAATAACGGCCCTAGAACTTGGGAAACGCGATGTAGCTTTAAAACATTTTGAAAAAATAACAGCAGAGTATCCAAACGCTCAAGAAGCTAAAAAAGCAGACCTTTATGTAGGTCAGGCCGAAGCAATGCAATAG
- a CDS encoding DNA replication/repair protein RecF: MVLESLSLLNYKNFDAISFEMDPKINCFTGHNGVGKTNVLDAIYHLSFGKSYFNPITSQNIKHDADFFVVEGNYEKNSRPEKIIVSAKQGQKKIIKRNGKIYEKLSDHIGFLPLVIISPADRDLIIEGSSTRRKFMDGVISQGDSQYLNTLLKYNKTLAQRNSLLKYFAANNTFNQDTLSIYNEQLHEFGTLIYGKRTYFLEEFTPIFLRRYQSISSGNESVGLSYKSQLKNNDLATLLKENITKDKITQYTNFGTHKDDLQFEIDDHPIKKFGSQGQQKSYLIALKLAQFDFIKAQSNVNPILLLDDIFDKLDEQRVEHIIKLVDDENFGQLFISDTHADRTEAVIKKVHQTYKMFAL; the protein is encoded by the coding sequence ATGGTTTTAGAATCGCTTTCACTGTTAAATTATAAAAACTTTGACGCCATTAGTTTTGAAATGGACCCCAAAATCAACTGTTTTACAGGTCATAATGGGGTAGGAAAAACAAATGTTTTGGATGCAATTTATCATCTTTCCTTCGGAAAAAGCTATTTTAACCCAATAACGAGTCAAAACATAAAACACGACGCAGATTTTTTTGTGGTTGAAGGAAATTACGAGAAAAATAGTCGTCCGGAAAAAATTATAGTAAGCGCAAAACAAGGACAGAAAAAGATAATAAAACGCAATGGTAAAATCTATGAAAAGTTAAGTGACCATATTGGTTTTTTACCATTGGTAATTATTTCGCCGGCAGACCGCGATTTAATTATAGAAGGTAGCAGTACTCGCCGAAAGTTTATGGACGGTGTAATTTCTCAGGGTGATTCGCAGTATTTGAATACATTATTAAAGTATAACAAAACATTGGCTCAGCGCAACTCACTTTTAAAATATTTTGCTGCAAACAATACCTTTAATCAAGATACACTGTCTATATATAATGAGCAACTGCATGAGTTTGGAACCTTGATTTACGGAAAACGAACTTATTTTTTAGAAGAATTTACTCCTATCTTTTTAAGAAGGTATCAATCTATAAGCAGCGGTAACGAATCTGTTGGGTTATCGTACAAAAGCCAACTTAAAAACAACGACCTCGCTACATTATTAAAAGAAAACATAACAAAAGATAAAATTACACAATACACAAATTTTGGCACGCACAAAGATGATTTACAGTTTGAGATTGATGATCATCCTATTAAGAAGTTTGGTTCACAAGGACAACAAAAATCATATTTAATAGCTTTAAAACTTGCCCAATTTGATTTTATAAAAGCACAGAGTAACGTAAACCCAATACTGTTACTAGATGATATATTTGATAAACTAGACGAGCAGCGTGTAGAGCACATTATCAAACTGGTTGATGATGAAAATTTTGGTCAATTATTCATTAGTGACACCCACGCAGACCGAACAGAAGCTGTTATAAAGAAAGTGCATCAAACCTATAAAATGTTTGCACTTTAG